One stretch of Roseimicrobium sp. ORNL1 DNA includes these proteins:
- a CDS encoding autotransporter-associated beta strand repeat-containing protein, whose product MRFFNLKVFRHLPLVATALLIHGSAIQSVMGANLVWDTVTGNSTVEDGIGTWTGTGGNWYNETTPTQDQPWSNSAGHIAVFGAGGTPGTVTVSGTVNANGLIFRDVAAGTSYTLQGGTIALAAGSKISLGNNTSNATNRVNLNSTISGSNITIEKTAGSTQLALVNLGSTQSLSGKLSLVSADTGGLFVQANAPGSLPSASLTMVDVGTNVTLVLGTAGTYAVPFTLNGSGASSRGAIRFETGITTLTGAITLAGNTTITHNTFATSSIINSNIGESGGAFTLKLATQGTPASTAVIALGGNNTFTGGLIIEVSNVRIDHDGALNSTAPNLVTFTSTTSAHALLLNGHSVTISGLQGLGSTVAVKNENATAATLTIQSTSDRTFAGVLADGTGGGALSVVKSGTSAQTLSGANTFTGGLTLNAGTLNINSASALGATASVFTINGGTLGNTTAGAITNANNNAMVWNGDFTFSAAAVNTLNLGTGAVSLGTAAGTSRTITVSSNALTTLTVGGSISDGTTANGITKAGAGILVLGGNSTYTGLTSVNAGILRITHGNALGSAAAGTTVAAGNRLQLANNITVNGEHLITPYLENVSGDNTWNGTIQCAVGSPLTLDAAGGNLLITGNVNAKDTANGNHTTHLIGSGTGEISGVLSNTLTVNKAGTGTWIFSGANTYTDVTNVNAGGLQVGKNGVGQTGTGAVAVKSGAKLFGTGVVRGSAVTLESGAFLYGGDGTANNNHGTLTFNPGGAAAHTLASGSLVTLSLGGATLNDASFGGNTVGTAGYNNWVDSISNAGTHDRLVFDGTSGTLTISSNMLVVTDGYVLKLGDAFNLLDWSLALSTSFSGFNVGSNYRTGADDNGLQFDLPDISALGYFWDVSRFTNSGVILVVPEPGRMLLLGVGLGLLTMRRRRSSR is encoded by the coding sequence ATGCGATTCTTCAACCTCAAAGTCTTCCGCCACCTCCCCCTCGTAGCAACAGCCCTCCTCATCCACGGCAGTGCCATCCAGAGCGTCATGGGCGCCAATCTGGTGTGGGATACCGTCACCGGCAACAGTACCGTTGAGGACGGAATCGGCACTTGGACAGGCACTGGTGGTAACTGGTACAACGAGACAACGCCTACGCAGGACCAGCCGTGGTCCAATTCCGCTGGACACATCGCGGTGTTCGGCGCTGGCGGGACTCCCGGAACTGTCACCGTCTCGGGCACGGTGAATGCCAACGGCTTGATCTTTCGCGACGTTGCTGCCGGCACATCCTATACCTTGCAGGGAGGAACTATCGCCTTGGCGGCGGGGTCCAAAATCTCTTTGGGGAACAACACCAGCAACGCCACCAACAGAGTCAACCTGAACTCCACTATCAGCGGCTCGAACATCACCATCGAGAAAACTGCAGGCAGCACGCAACTGGCCCTGGTGAACCTCGGGAGCACGCAATCCCTCTCCGGCAAGCTCTCGCTGGTCTCTGCGGACACGGGGGGACTTTTTGTGCAGGCGAATGCTCCGGGCAGCCTGCCATCCGCGTCGCTTACGATGGTGGATGTAGGAACGAACGTGACCCTCGTCCTGGGGACGGCTGGCACCTATGCGGTTCCCTTCACCTTGAATGGTAGTGGCGCAAGCAGCCGCGGCGCCATCCGTTTTGAAACCGGGATCACGACACTCACCGGGGCCATCACACTCGCGGGGAATACCACCATCACCCACAATACCTTTGCGACATCTTCGATCATCAACTCAAACATCGGCGAATCGGGCGGTGCCTTCACGCTCAAACTGGCGACCCAAGGCACCCCTGCGAGTACTGCGGTCATTGCGCTGGGTGGAAACAACACCTTCACCGGCGGACTTATCATCGAGGTCTCGAACGTGCGCATCGACCACGACGGGGCCTTGAATTCGACGGCGCCGAATCTGGTGACCTTTACCTCCACCACCTCCGCACATGCCCTTTTGCTCAATGGTCACTCCGTGACCATTTCTGGTCTGCAAGGCTTGGGCTCCACGGTGGCCGTGAAAAATGAGAACGCCACCGCGGCCACCCTGACCATTCAATCCACCTCGGACAGGACCTTTGCCGGGGTGCTGGCGGATGGCACGGGCGGCGGAGCCCTCTCCGTAGTGAAGAGTGGAACCTCCGCTCAAACCTTGAGCGGCGCGAACACCTTCACCGGCGGACTGACGCTGAACGCCGGCACGCTGAATATCAACAGCGCCTCGGCGCTCGGCGCTACGGCGAGTGTCTTCACCATCAATGGCGGGACCTTGGGTAATACGACTGCCGGCGCCATCACGAATGCCAACAACAACGCCATGGTGTGGAATGGCGATTTTACCTTTTCCGCTGCCGCGGTGAATACCTTGAACCTCGGCACGGGCGCGGTCTCCTTGGGCACCGCCGCAGGCACGAGCCGTACGATTACGGTCTCCTCCAACGCACTCACCACGCTCACCGTTGGAGGAAGCATCTCGGACGGAACGACAGCCAATGGGATCACAAAGGCTGGCGCGGGAATACTCGTTCTGGGTGGCAACAGCACCTACACCGGGCTCACCAGCGTGAATGCAGGTATCCTTCGCATCACTCATGGAAACGCACTGGGCTCCGCTGCCGCGGGAACGACCGTCGCCGCCGGCAACCGACTCCAGTTGGCAAACAACATCACCGTGAATGGTGAGCACCTCATCACGCCCTATCTGGAAAACGTTTCCGGCGACAACACGTGGAACGGCACCATCCAGTGCGCTGTGGGGTCTCCGCTGACCCTTGACGCGGCTGGCGGCAATCTGCTAATCACGGGGAACGTCAACGCAAAGGACACTGCCAATGGGAACCACACCACGCACCTCATCGGCTCCGGAACAGGAGAGATCAGCGGCGTGCTATCGAACACCCTGACCGTGAACAAGGCCGGCACCGGCACCTGGATCTTCAGTGGAGCGAATACTTACACGGACGTGACAAATGTGAACGCCGGTGGTCTGCAGGTGGGCAAGAATGGCGTGGGACAAACGGGCACGGGAGCGGTGGCCGTGAAATCGGGAGCGAAACTCTTCGGCACCGGGGTGGTCCGAGGCAGCGCGGTGACTCTTGAGTCAGGCGCCTTTCTCTACGGCGGCGATGGCACTGCCAACAACAACCACGGCACCCTGACCTTCAATCCCGGCGGTGCCGCAGCTCATACGCTCGCCAGCGGTTCCCTTGTCACCTTGAGCCTTGGTGGTGCCACGCTGAATGATGCATCCTTTGGTGGAAACACCGTGGGCACCGCGGGATACAACAACTGGGTCGATTCGATTTCCAACGCAGGCACTCACGACCGCCTTGTCTTTGATGGCACCAGCGGCACGCTCACCATTTCCAGCAACATGCTGGTCGTGACGGATGGCTATGTGCTCAAACTTGGTGACGCCTTCAATCTCCTCGACTGGTCCCTGGCGCTGAGCACCAGTTTCAGCGGCTTCAACGTTGGCTCCAATTACCGCACCGGCGCCGACGACAATGGCCTGCAGTTCGACCTGCCTGACATCAGCGCCTTGGGATATTTTTGGGATGTGAGCCGCTTCACCAACTCTGGTGTCATTCTCGTGGTGCCGGAACCTGGCAGGATGCTGCTGCTGGGTGTGGGGTTGGGACTT